The Brachionichthys hirsutus isolate HB-005 chromosome 8, CSIRO-AGI_Bhir_v1, whole genome shotgun sequence genome contains a region encoding:
- the bloc1s1 gene encoding biogenesis of lysosome-related organelles complex 1 subunit 1 — MKMLSRLLKEHQAKQNERKELQERRRRDAIAAATCLTEALVDHLNVGVAQAYVNQRKLDHEVKTLQVQASQFSKQTAQWINMVEGFNQALKEIGDVENWARSIELDMRTIATALEYVHKGAAQSAST; from the exons ATGAAGATGTTGTCGCGTCTGTTGAAGGAGCATCAGGCGAAGCAAAATGAGCGAAAGGAGCTGCAGG AGAGACGCAGGCGTGACGCCATTGCTGCAGCAACGTGTCTAACAGAAGCCCTTGTAGACCACCTAAATGTTGG TGTTGCCCAAGCATATGTGAACCAGCGTAAACTTGATCATGAGGTGAAGACGCTCCAAGTTCAGGCGAGCCAGTTCTCCAAACAGACTGCTCAGTGGATCAACATGGTGGAAGGCTTCAATCAGGCCCTTAAG GAAATTGGCGATGTGGAGAACTGGGCTCGCAGTATTGAGCTGGACATGAGAACCATTGCCACAGCTCTAGAGTATGTTCACAAGGGTGCAGCTCAGTCGGCTTCAACTTGA